The genomic interval CCTCGTCGGTGCGGTCGGCAGGGACGATCAGTCGCAGGTGAAGCACGGGTCGCACCCCTCAGAGTTTGCGGAGGGACAGACGCTGGACCTTGTGGTCGGGGCCCTTGCGCAGCACCAGCGTGGCACGCCCGCGTGTCGGGGCCACGTTCTCCAGCAGATTGGGCTTGTTGATGGTGCGCCACATCGTACGGGCGTAGTCGAGGGCCTCTTCCTCCGAGACCTGGGTGTACTTTCTGAAGTACGACGAGGGGTCCTGGAACGCCGTGTCGCGCAGCTTGCGGAAGCGGTTGAGGTACCAGGTCTCGATGTCCTCGGCGCGCGCATCGACGTACACACTGAAGTCGAAGTAGTCGGCGAGGCCCACGCGCGTACGGCCGTCCTTGCCGGGGAGCGCGGGCTGCAGGACGTTCAGGCCCTCGACGATCAGGATGTCGGGGCGGCGGACCGTGAGGCGCTCGCCGGGCACGATGTCGTAGATCAGGTGGGAGTAGACGGGGGCGGTGACCTCGTCCTTGCCCGCCTTGATGTCGGCGACGAAACGGGTCAGGGCCCGACGGTCGTACGACTCCGGGAAGCCCTTGCGCGACAGCAGGCCGCGCCGCTTGAGCTCCTCCATGGGGTAGAGGAACCCGTCGGTGGTGACGAGCTCGACGCGGGGGTGCTCGGGCCAGCGGGCCAGCATCGCCCGCAGAAGGCGGGCGACGGTCGACTTTCCTACGGCGACGCTGCCCGCCACCCCTATCACGAAGGGGGTGCCGCGCTGTGAGCCGTGGCCGTTGCCCGCGTCGCCGAGGAAGGTGTTGAGGGCGCCGCGCAGGCCCGAGG from Streptomyces spiramyceticus carries:
- the coaA gene encoding type I pantothenate kinase; protein product: MITSPPRSTQRRTDASPYLDLTRAEWSALREKTPLPLTAEELDRLRGLGDVIDLDEVRDVYLPLSRLLNLYVQATSGLRGALNTFLGDAGNGHGSQRGTPFVIGVAGSVAVGKSTVARLLRAMLARWPEHPRVELVTTDGFLYPMEELKRRGLLSRKGFPESYDRRALTRFVADIKAGKDEVTAPVYSHLIYDIVPGERLTVRRPDILIVEGLNVLQPALPGKDGRTRVGLADYFDFSVYVDARAEDIETWYLNRFRKLRDTAFQDPSSYFRKYTQVSEEEALDYARTMWRTINKPNLLENVAPTRGRATLVLRKGPDHKVQRLSLRKL